A window from Variovorax sp. PBL-E5 encodes these proteins:
- the ugpB gene encoding sn-glycerol-3-phosphate ABC transporter substrate-binding protein UgpB, which yields MRFKTLALASAVALFGTLAIPAQAQTEIQWWHSMDGGLNDWVNDLAKGFNESQKEYKVVPTYKGEYDQSLAAGIAAFRAGNAPDILQVYEVGTATMMYSKGVVKPVAELMKEAGVPFDPKSYIPAVAGYYTAPNGQMMSFPFNSSTTVFYYNKDAFKAAGLDPEKAPVTWPDVFADATKLKAAGNKCPFTTSWMTWAQLESFSTWHNVSYATKNNGFDGLDARLEFNSPLHVRHFENLAKMSKEGTFVYQGRASKPTSSFTSGECAMFIGSSGSYAAIKKDAKFQFAESALPYYPDVKGAPQNTIVGGASLWVMTGKNADHYKGVAKFFQYLSDPKVQSDSHMRTGYLPITTAAFELTEKSGFYKQNPGTDVAVNQMIRKTTAKSRGVRLGNFPQIRAILDEETEQIWSGKKTPKEALDSGVKRGNELLAKFQAANK from the coding sequence ATGCGATTCAAAACGCTCGCCCTGGCCTCGGCCGTGGCCCTGTTCGGCACGCTGGCCATTCCGGCCCAGGCCCAGACCGAGATCCAGTGGTGGCATTCGATGGACGGCGGGCTCAACGACTGGGTCAATGATCTGGCCAAGGGGTTCAACGAGAGCCAGAAGGAATACAAGGTCGTTCCCACGTACAAGGGCGAGTACGACCAGTCGCTGGCCGCCGGCATCGCCGCCTTCCGCGCCGGCAACGCACCGGACATCCTGCAGGTCTACGAGGTCGGCACGGCCACGATGATGTACTCCAAGGGCGTGGTCAAGCCCGTCGCCGAGCTCATGAAGGAGGCCGGCGTTCCCTTCGATCCCAAGAGCTACATTCCCGCCGTGGCCGGCTACTACACGGCACCGAACGGCCAGATGATGTCGTTCCCGTTCAACAGCTCGACCACCGTCTTCTACTACAACAAGGATGCGTTCAAGGCCGCCGGCCTCGATCCCGAGAAGGCGCCCGTGACCTGGCCGGACGTCTTCGCCGATGCGACCAAGCTCAAGGCCGCGGGCAACAAGTGCCCGTTCACGACTTCATGGATGACCTGGGCCCAGCTCGAGAGCTTCTCGACCTGGCACAACGTGTCCTATGCCACCAAGAACAACGGCTTCGACGGCCTGGATGCGCGGCTCGAATTCAACTCGCCGCTGCACGTGCGCCATTTCGAGAACCTGGCGAAGATGTCCAAGGAAGGCACCTTCGTCTATCAAGGCCGTGCCAGCAAGCCGACCTCGTCCTTCACTTCGGGTGAATGCGCGATGTTCATCGGTTCGTCGGGCAGCTATGCCGCGATCAAGAAGGACGCCAAGTTCCAGTTCGCCGAGTCCGCCCTGCCCTACTACCCTGATGTGAAGGGTGCACCGCAGAACACCATCGTCGGCGGCGCCAGCCTCTGGGTCATGACCGGCAAGAACGCCGACCACTACAAGGGCGTCGCGAAGTTCTTCCAGTACCTGTCGGATCCGAAAGTGCAGTCCGACAGCCACATGCGCACCGGCTACCTGCCGATCACGACCGCGGCCTTCGAGCTGACGGAGAAGTCGGGCTTCTACAAGCAGAACCCCGGCACCGACGTCGCCGTGAACCAGATGATCCGCAAGACCACGGCCAAGTCGCGCGGCGTGCGCCTCGGCAACTTCCCGCAGATCCGCGCCATCCTGGACGAGGAAACGGAACAGATCTGGTCCGGCAAGAAGACGCCAAAGGAAGCGCTGGACAGCGGCGTGAAGCGCGGCAACGAACTGCTGGCCAAGTTCCAGGCAGCGAACAAATAA
- the serA gene encoding phosphoglycerate dehydrogenase has translation MSKTSLDKSKIRFLLLEGIHPSAVEVLKDAGYTHVETVSGALPDAELKARIADVHFIGIRSRTQLTAEVFAAAHKLVAVGCFCIGTNQVDLDAAREHGVAVFNAPYSNTRSVAELVLAEAILLLRGVPEKSAVAHRGGWLKSADNAFEIRGKTLGIVGYGSIGAQLSVLAEALGMHVAFFDVVAKLPLGNARQVRLLPDLLAQSDIVSLHVPETQATQWMIGAPEIAAMKPGAILINASRGTVVDIEPLAEALKQKKLLGAAIDVFPTEPRSNKEEFQSPLRGLDNVILTPHIGGSTMEAQANIGLEVAEKLVKYSDNGTSTSSVNFPEVALPSHPGKHRILHVHRNVPGVLSEINRIFSDNRINIASQFLQTNEKVGYVVTDIDAASSDLALEKLASVPGTIRSRVLF, from the coding sequence ATGAGCAAGACTTCTCTCGACAAAAGCAAGATCAGGTTCCTTCTGCTCGAAGGCATTCATCCCTCGGCGGTCGAGGTGTTGAAGGACGCGGGCTACACCCACGTCGAGACCGTGTCGGGCGCGTTGCCCGATGCCGAGCTCAAGGCGCGCATCGCCGATGTGCATTTCATCGGCATCCGCTCGCGCACGCAATTGACCGCCGAGGTGTTCGCCGCCGCGCACAAGCTGGTGGCGGTGGGGTGCTTCTGCATCGGCACCAACCAGGTCGATCTCGATGCGGCGCGCGAGCACGGCGTGGCCGTCTTCAACGCACCCTATTCCAACACCCGGTCCGTGGCCGAACTCGTGCTGGCGGAGGCGATCCTGCTCTTGCGCGGCGTGCCCGAGAAGAGTGCCGTCGCGCACCGCGGCGGCTGGCTCAAGTCGGCCGACAACGCCTTCGAGATCCGCGGCAAGACGCTCGGCATCGTCGGCTACGGCTCCATCGGCGCGCAGCTGTCGGTGCTGGCCGAGGCGCTCGGGATGCACGTGGCCTTCTTCGACGTCGTGGCCAAGCTGCCGCTGGGCAATGCGCGCCAGGTGCGCCTCCTGCCCGACCTGCTCGCGCAGAGCGACATCGTGAGCCTGCACGTGCCCGAGACCCAGGCCACGCAGTGGATGATCGGCGCGCCCGAGATCGCGGCGATGAAGCCCGGCGCCATCCTGATCAACGCATCGCGCGGCACCGTGGTCGATATCGAGCCGCTGGCCGAGGCGCTGAAGCAGAAGAAGCTGCTGGGCGCCGCGATCGACGTCTTCCCGACCGAGCCGCGCAGCAACAAGGAAGAGTTCCAGTCGCCGCTGCGCGGGCTCGACAACGTGATCCTTACGCCGCACATCGGCGGCTCGACCATGGAGGCGCAGGCCAACATCGGCCTGGAGGTAGCCGAGAAGCTGGTGAAGTACAGCGACAACGGCACCTCGACCTCGTCGGTGAATTTCCCCGAGGTCGCATTGCCCTCCCATCCGGGCAAGCACCGCATCCTGCACGTTCATCGCAACGTGCCGGGCGTGCTGTCGGAGATCAACCGGATCTTCTCGGACAACCGCATCAACATCGCCTCGCAATTCCTGCAGACCAACGAGAAGGTGGGCTATGTGGTGACGGACATCGATGCGGCGTCGTCCGATCTCGCGCTCGAAAAACTCGCCAGCGTGCCGGGCACCATCCGCAGTCGGGTCTTGTTCTAG